Proteins found in one Paenibacillus borealis genomic segment:
- a CDS encoding ABC transporter substrate-binding protein yields MKKNVFALVWITVLLVALAGCGNSNNTNNASPTNSATAAPDAAESAAPSAEPVTIKVANWSPAADMEPILQAYEDAHPGITLEYVELADNGDSVAGMKKLDLLVASGENLDVVFMPGATDYSQRAGLGLLASLNDLISKEGITLTDEYTIDPSVDGQVYALPDTLENYFVLLNKDKLDAAGLAVPTEWSWDDYLDYSAKLTSGTGPSKTFGTYFHTWAMYWELAVINQEKDNNLVNNGIVNIDSAGIRQSLELRSKAEESGVAVPYADTISQKLAYRSEFFTGHAAMIVTGNWMIGEAGGSEEFPATFTTAFAPMPSNSAGQPAGVSIANGNYVGILDKSQHQQEAYDFIRWYSTEGEQMQNVYSAWKKQDVDQYIAGVKASAMSPDKIDETSLAYVIKNAKPAPLSVPPTYQGELETAFTKETELYILKQQDLETTVSKAQAELQKIVDANK; encoded by the coding sequence ATGAAAAAGAATGTATTCGCGTTGGTATGGATCACCGTGCTCCTTGTAGCCCTGGCGGGCTGCGGCAATTCGAACAACACTAATAATGCATCTCCCACTAATAGCGCAACTGCTGCGCCGGATGCGGCCGAGAGTGCCGCGCCTTCCGCAGAACCTGTAACCATCAAAGTGGCCAACTGGTCACCTGCGGCGGATATGGAGCCTATTCTGCAGGCTTATGAGGACGCGCATCCGGGAATCACACTGGAATACGTCGAGCTGGCTGACAACGGCGATTCCGTAGCCGGAATGAAGAAGCTGGATCTCCTCGTCGCTTCGGGCGAGAATCTGGACGTCGTGTTCATGCCGGGTGCAACTGACTATTCGCAGCGTGCGGGACTCGGACTGCTGGCTTCGCTGAATGATCTGATCAGCAAGGAAGGCATCACGCTGACGGATGAATATACCATTGATCCATCCGTAGACGGACAAGTGTACGCACTCCCCGATACCCTGGAGAATTATTTCGTCCTGCTGAACAAGGACAAGCTGGATGCGGCAGGACTGGCTGTCCCTACGGAATGGAGCTGGGATGACTATCTTGACTATTCTGCCAAGCTGACCAGCGGCACCGGGCCGTCCAAGACCTTCGGCACTTATTTCCATACCTGGGCCATGTACTGGGAGCTGGCCGTCATTAATCAGGAGAAGGACAACAACCTGGTCAATAACGGCATTGTAAATATCGACAGTGCGGGTATCCGCCAATCCCTGGAGCTGCGCAGCAAAGCAGAGGAATCCGGAGTGGCTGTACCGTATGCGGATACCATCTCGCAGAAGCTGGCTTACCGCTCGGAATTCTTCACCGGACATGCCGCGATGATTGTGACCGGCAACTGGATGATTGGAGAAGCGGGCGGATCGGAGGAATTCCCGGCTACGTTCACCACTGCGTTTGCACCGATGCCTTCCAACAGCGCCGGACAGCCAGCCGGAGTCAGTATTGCCAACGGCAACTATGTGGGCATTCTGGACAAATCGCAGCATCAGCAGGAAGCCTATGATTTCATCCGCTGGTATTCCACAGAAGGTGAGCAGATGCAGAATGTATATTCCGCCTGGAAGAAGCAGGATGTCGATCAATACATCGCCGGAGTGAAGGCCTCAGCCATGAGCCCGGACAAGATTGACGAAACCTCACTGGCCTATGTGATCAAGAATGCCAAGCCTGCTCCGCTTAGTGTGCCGCCGACCTATCAGGGTGAGCTGGAAACTGCTTTTACCAAAGAAACCGAGCTGTACATCCTGAAACAGCAGGATCTGGAAACTACGGTCAGCAAAGCGCAAGCTGAACTGCAAAAGATCGTGGATGCCAATAAGTAA
- a CDS encoding sensor histidine kinase translates to MLPKGWKLGFRNKLLVASLLCLLLPASITLYISNSYTEHILRSQVIQNERRSLEQESMYISNLLSNMVLVSNYIQFDPGITLILKENWQRSKLHQPDTAKNVLEFKEVTEKLESVTSMMEKTFVTVLTSDGQYYSNYPYAKLDVGALLLQPWMEKARQQPVFDLYWAGVLDNYIPTVAQTSPQVLTIARNLKLSSNSTYATVIISIAESRISQIFNDNRKGQETLLISPDGTVLASLDKTRLGQPFTLADELTGTADSRFMDYRNEQYLLSSLEIPYGNYRIVSLSPYREAVSQISATHRWSTAVQIVSGAFFLLILVLLVRQFTKPVIRLDSVAARVEQGELGIRSGVRGYDEIGRLGKSFDHMLDRVEKMIEQIKVEQAQKRKAELAMLQSQINPHFLFNILNSIRLRIMMRGDEENAELLFSLSRLLRMTIQQRDEYTTLHDELHIVRSYVELLNFRQADEVTLDTDCTSESLGLKIPRFLLQPVIENAYIHGLRQESGRILIRTWTQDSRLFIAIEDNGRGMDEITLNRLRAEVGSELPEQESMPSSRLAHIGMSNVYERLYLTYGSAFEVTIDSIPGQGTTFLFVLPEEIPDQG, encoded by the coding sequence TTGCTGCCAAAAGGATGGAAACTCGGTTTTCGCAACAAGCTGCTCGTCGCTTCCCTGCTCTGTCTGCTGCTTCCCGCCTCCATTACCCTGTATATTTCCAATTCCTATACCGAGCACATCCTCCGCTCCCAGGTGATCCAGAATGAACGCCGTTCGCTGGAGCAGGAGAGCATGTATATCTCGAACCTTCTCAGCAATATGGTGCTGGTGTCGAATTACATTCAGTTCGATCCCGGGATCACGCTTATTCTCAAAGAAAATTGGCAGCGCAGTAAGCTGCACCAGCCTGATACAGCCAAAAATGTCCTGGAATTCAAAGAGGTTACCGAAAAGCTGGAAAGCGTGACCTCCATGATGGAGAAAACGTTTGTCACCGTGCTTACCTCGGACGGCCAATATTATTCAAATTATCCTTACGCCAAACTGGATGTCGGCGCCCTGCTGCTCCAGCCCTGGATGGAAAAAGCCCGCCAGCAGCCTGTCTTCGATCTCTACTGGGCGGGTGTGCTCGATAACTATATCCCTACCGTTGCGCAGACCAGCCCGCAGGTGCTGACGATTGCCCGCAATCTGAAGCTGTCCTCCAATTCCACTTATGCGACGGTCATCATCAGTATCGCCGAGAGCCGGATCAGTCAGATTTTTAATGATAACCGTAAGGGCCAGGAGACACTGCTGATCTCACCTGACGGAACGGTACTGGCCTCCCTGGACAAGACGCGGCTTGGTCAGCCTTTTACACTTGCGGATGAACTGACGGGTACAGCGGATTCGCGTTTCATGGACTACCGTAATGAGCAATATCTGCTCAGCAGCCTGGAGATTCCCTATGGGAACTACCGGATCGTCAGCCTATCGCCTTACCGCGAGGCGGTCAGCCAGATCAGTGCAACCCACCGCTGGAGTACAGCCGTTCAGATCGTGTCGGGAGCGTTCTTCCTGCTGATTCTGGTCCTGCTGGTCCGTCAATTCACGAAGCCTGTAATCAGGCTGGACAGCGTGGCGGCCAGAGTAGAGCAGGGGGAGCTTGGCATCCGTTCCGGCGTGCGCGGGTATGATGAGATTGGACGGCTGGGCAAGTCTTTTGACCATATGCTGGACCGGGTGGAGAAGATGATCGAGCAGATTAAGGTGGAGCAGGCGCAGAAGCGCAAGGCCGAGCTGGCGATGCTGCAATCGCAGATCAATCCGCATTTCCTGTTCAATATCCTTAATTCCATCCGCCTGCGCATTATGATGCGGGGAGATGAGGAGAATGCGGAGCTGCTGTTCTCGCTGTCCCGCCTGCTGCGGATGACCATTCAACAGCGTGATGAGTACACAACACTCCATGATGAATTGCATATTGTCAGGAGTTATGTAGAGCTGCTGAATTTCCGTCAGGCTGATGAAGTTACGCTGGATACAGACTGCACCTCGGAGAGCCTTGGGCTGAAAATCCCGCGTTTCCTGCTGCAGCCGGTCATCGAGAATGCTTATATTCATGGCCTGCGCCAGGAGAGCGGACGCATTCTGATCCGCACCTGGACTCAGGACAGCCGTCTGTTCATAGCGATTGAAGATAACGGCCGGGGGATGGATGAGATTACCCTGAACCGGCTCCGGGCTGAGGTAGGCTCTGAGCTGCCGGAGCAGGAATCTATGCCGTCCAGCAGACTGGCCCATATTGGAATGTCGAACGTATACGAGCGCCTGTATCTGACTTACGGTTCAGCTTTCGAGGTTACCATTGACAGTATCCCCGGGCAAGGGACAACCTTCCTGTTTGTGCTTCCTGAAGAAATTCCGGATCAAGGTTAG
- a CDS encoding response regulator transcription factor has protein sequence MYSVMLVDDDYPVLDFLSAVIPWNELGLTLHSACKNGLVALEKAQAAMPDIVITDIGMPYMDGIELIRELKLMNEELRVVVLSCMDDFTYAQQAVKLMVSDYILKEMISRELITGLLQEIGDDLRRRDADRAQTLKWKSMAENQKVLLKQSVLRRIAARELPDTEWLPDAAELGIVPELTANVAVLCRVSGSTGETVRDDLALMALVQSAAEAVLQDGAAAVCLPYSGRDCVLVFTGGMGNGASAGHISMLGRLRSAIQSMPGVGASFQYLCIPPGSGHFQEGIIALLTQGRENAFYLKPGELAGLKELQPFNGEDLFLQYTEASREIREAFLEESAGRLEELLSKWMDYIRVKRFAPRQVKEWMLKLLYDNQMRLMARQQFQSTFSLEMLHDTITAIEHIDSLEEWSLQFFYERLPVIREMYQETRRDEIKKVKQYVDRHLNRKITLEEVAEYTHLNSSYFSRLFKKETGMSFIHYVTHTKMEHAKELLDQSPQSVEQVAEQLGYENKSYFTKLFKLHTGLTPGEFRGEEGTRNGQPQGTGRHYSC, from the coding sequence ATGTATAGCGTAATGCTGGTGGATGATGATTATCCGGTACTGGACTTTCTCTCGGCAGTGATTCCCTGGAACGAGCTTGGACTGACCCTTCATTCGGCCTGCAAAAATGGTCTGGTTGCCCTGGAGAAAGCGCAGGCCGCTATGCCCGATATCGTGATTACGGATATTGGCATGCCCTATATGGACGGCATTGAGCTGATCCGCGAGCTGAAGCTGATGAACGAGGAATTACGCGTCGTGGTACTGTCATGCATGGATGATTTCACGTATGCGCAGCAGGCAGTAAAGCTGATGGTGAGCGATTACATTCTTAAGGAGATGATCAGCCGCGAGCTGATTACCGGGCTGCTGCAGGAGATTGGCGATGATCTGCGCCGCAGGGATGCGGACAGAGCCCAGACATTGAAGTGGAAAAGCATGGCGGAGAATCAAAAGGTGCTGCTGAAGCAGAGTGTGCTGCGGCGGATTGCCGCCCGGGAGCTGCCGGACACCGAATGGCTTCCGGATGCCGCCGAGCTGGGGATTGTACCCGAGTTGACGGCGAATGTAGCCGTGCTCTGCCGGGTCAGCGGCAGTACCGGCGAGACGGTCCGGGATGATCTTGCGCTAATGGCCCTGGTGCAATCCGCCGCCGAAGCGGTGCTTCAGGATGGAGCGGCCGCCGTATGTCTGCCTTACAGCGGACGGGACTGCGTGCTGGTCTTCACCGGAGGTATGGGCAATGGTGCAAGTGCCGGCCATATCTCCATGCTAGGCAGGCTGCGTTCCGCGATTCAGAGTATGCCGGGGGTAGGGGCATCCTTTCAATATCTGTGTATTCCGCCTGGCAGCGGGCATTTCCAAGAAGGGATAATAGCGCTGCTTACACAAGGGCGGGAGAATGCCTTCTATCTGAAGCCGGGCGAGCTGGCCGGGCTGAAGGAGCTCCAGCCGTTCAACGGCGAGGATCTGTTTCTGCAGTACACCGAAGCATCCCGGGAGATCCGTGAAGCGTTCCTTGAGGAATCAGCCGGGCGGCTCGAGGAGCTGCTGTCCAAATGGATGGACTATATCCGGGTGAAGCGTTTTGCCCCGCGCCAGGTCAAGGAATGGATGCTCAAGCTGCTCTACGATAACCAGATGCGGCTCATGGCCCGGCAACAATTCCAGTCGACCTTCTCCCTGGAGATGCTGCATGACACTATTACTGCCATCGAGCATATCGACAGTCTGGAAGAGTGGTCACTGCAATTCTTCTATGAACGTCTGCCCGTGATCCGCGAGATGTACCAGGAGACCCGGCGGGATGAGATCAAGAAGGTGAAGCAGTATGTGGACCGGCATCTGAACCGTAAAATTACGCTGGAGGAGGTCGCCGAATACACTCACTTGAATTCGAGCTATTTCAGCCGCCTGTTCAAGAAAGAAACCGGGATGAGCTTCATCCACTATGTTACCCACACCAAGATGGAGCATGCCAAAGAGCTGCTGGACCAGTCTCCGCAGAGTGTGGAGCAGGTCGCTGAGCAGCTGGGCTACGAGAACAAAAGCTATTTCACCAAGCTGTTCAAGCTGCATACAGGCCTTACCCCGGGTGAATTCCGGGGCGAGGAAGGGACAAGGAACGGACAACCACAAGGGACAGGGAGGCACTACTCATGCTGA
- a CDS encoding glucosamine-6-phosphate deaminase, with amino-acid sequence MLKVTPIHTEMAGSMLVRVFENRRMLGEAAGREAAAAIRALLASKTTVRIIFAAAPSQNEFLAELAAAKDLDWSRITAFHMDEYLGLREGSPQSFGSFLRESLFDKVKPGRVHYINPAADLEAECERYGRLLAEAPIDIVCLGIGENGHLAFNDPPVADFHDPLLVKAVTLDAACRNQQVNDGCFASLEEVPQQALTLTIPVLLSAKWLFCMVPGPTKRGAVTRTLHESVSTDCPSTILRSHGDCRLFVDTDSFGAVVW; translated from the coding sequence ATGCTGAAAGTGACACCAATCCATACCGAAATGGCAGGTTCCATGCTGGTGCGTGTATTTGAGAACCGGCGGATGCTCGGAGAGGCGGCCGGACGTGAAGCTGCGGCTGCAATCCGCGCGCTGCTGGCTTCCAAGACTACGGTCAGAATTATCTTCGCCGCCGCACCTTCCCAGAATGAATTCCTTGCCGAGCTTGCCGCAGCCAAGGATCTGGACTGGAGCCGGATTACGGCGTTCCATATGGACGAATATCTCGGCCTCCGGGAAGGCTCGCCGCAGAGCTTCGGCAGCTTCCTCCGGGAATCGCTGTTTGACAAGGTGAAGCCGGGCAGGGTTCATTATATCAACCCTGCCGCTGACCTTGAGGCTGAATGTGAGCGATATGGCAGGCTGCTGGCGGAAGCTCCTATAGATATTGTCTGCCTCGGCATTGGGGAGAACGGCCATCTGGCTTTCAATGACCCGCCGGTGGCGGATTTCCATGATCCGCTGCTGGTCAAAGCGGTCACTCTCGATGCCGCCTGCCGCAATCAGCAGGTGAATGACGGATGCTTCGCCAGTCTGGAGGAGGTTCCGCAGCAGGCGCTGACCCTGACGATCCCGGTACTGCTCTCCGCCAAGTGGCTGTTCTGTATGGTTCCGGGCCCGACGAAGCGCGGTGCAGTTACCCGCACGCTGCATGAATCCGTCTCCACGGACTGCCCGTCCACGATTCTGCGCAGCCATGGAGATTGCCGGCTGTTTGTGGACACGGACTCGTTCGGAGCAGTGGTATGGTGA
- a CDS encoding N-acetylglucosamine-6-phosphate deacetylase — MVNVDALHYRTGEPVRIRLEGSIIAGIEPLDGPLALPPDELLELPVAAPGLVDLQINGFGGHDFNHPVLTAEAVKAAVRALWAEGVTTCYPTVITGAPYTIHGAMRAIARACEEDAAAASTIGGIHLEGPFLSPEDGPRGAHSLEHIRPPDAALFDQWQEASGGRISIVTMSPEWEGSAKFIRHCVRQGVTVSIGHTSASTAQISEAAAAGARLSTHLGNGAHATLPRHPNYLWAQLAEEELWCTLIADGFHLPDEVLKVAMKVKGSRALLISDAVALAGLPPGSYDTPVGGRVVLTPEGRLHLAGQPGLLAGSAQMLLRHIARLSAAGLADLPDAWDMASVHPAGFMALPEAAGLAAGAPADIALLRRGSAGPALAALCKAGEWVYRRG, encoded by the coding sequence ATGGTGAACGTGGATGCGCTGCATTACCGGACAGGTGAGCCGGTCCGGATTCGTCTGGAGGGCAGCATCATTGCGGGAATTGAACCGCTGGACGGACCGCTGGCGCTGCCGCCGGATGAGCTGCTGGAGCTGCCGGTAGCCGCGCCCGGCCTGGTGGATCTGCAGATCAACGGCTTCGGCGGCCATGACTTCAATCATCCGGTGCTGACCGCAGAGGCTGTCAAGGCAGCGGTCCGCGCCTTGTGGGCTGAAGGAGTAACCACCTGCTATCCGACGGTGATCACCGGTGCCCCGTATACGATTCACGGCGCGATGCGGGCGATTGCCCGGGCCTGCGAAGAGGATGCTGCCGCCGCTTCGACGATTGGCGGCATCCATCTGGAAGGACCTTTTCTCTCTCCCGAAGACGGGCCGCGCGGAGCGCATAGTCTGGAGCATATCCGTCCGCCGGATGCGGCCTTGTTCGATCAATGGCAGGAAGCTTCAGGCGGACGGATCTCCATCGTAACGATGTCCCCGGAATGGGAGGGGAGTGCGAAATTTATTCGCCACTGCGTACGGCAAGGCGTTACGGTCTCCATCGGGCATACCTCGGCAAGCACGGCGCAGATCTCGGAGGCGGCCGCGGCCGGAGCGCGGCTGTCCACGCATCTCGGCAATGGGGCGCATGCCACGCTGCCGCGTCATCCGAATTATCTGTGGGCCCAGCTCGCCGAAGAAGAGCTGTGGTGCACGCTGATCGCCGACGGCTTCCACCTCCCGGATGAGGTGCTGAAGGTGGCGATGAAGGTCAAGGGCAGCCGGGCGCTGCTGATCAGCGATGCCGTTGCCCTCGCCGGCCTGCCGCCCGGCAGCTACGACACGCCGGTCGGCGGCCGCGTCGTGCTGACCCCGGAGGGCCGGCTGCATCTCGCCGGCCAGCCCGGGCTGCTGGCCGGTTCGGCGCAGATGCTGCTGCGCCATATCGCGCGCCTTAGCGCCGCGGGCCTGGCCGACCTGCCGGACGCCTGGGACATGGCGTCCGTGCACCCGGCAGGCTTCATGGCCCTGCCGGAGGCAGCGGGCCTGGCCGCCGGCGCGCCGGCGGATATTGCGCTGCTCCGCCGGGGCAGCGCGGGGCCGGCGCTGGCGGCGCTCTGCAAAGCCGGCGAATGGGTGTACCGCCGGGGCTGA
- a CDS encoding VOC family protein translates to MGYKASQLFVNLPVSNLQDSISFFTALGFEFNPQFTDENATCMIINDNTFAMLLTKEFFNTFTSKSVVDTAGHTEVILAFSAASREEVDELVHKAFEAGGKPFNDPVDHGFMYNWSFQDIDGHLWEVMYMDESAQ, encoded by the coding sequence GTGGGATATAAGGCAAGCCAGCTTTTTGTTAATTTGCCGGTGAGTAATCTGCAGGATTCGATCAGCTTTTTTACCGCACTCGGATTTGAGTTCAACCCGCAATTCACGGATGAGAACGCAACATGTATGATCATTAATGACAATACGTTCGCCATGCTGCTGACCAAAGAATTCTTCAACACCTTCACTTCGAAATCGGTTGTGGATACTGCCGGACACACGGAGGTCATCCTAGCCTTCTCCGCAGCAAGCAGAGAAGAGGTGGACGAGCTGGTGCATAAGGCATTTGAGGCCGGCGGCAAACCGTTCAATGATCCGGTCGACCATGGATTTATGTACAATTGGAGCTTTCAGGATATCGACGGACATCTGTGGGAAGTCATGTATATGGATGAGAGCGCGCAATAG
- a CDS encoding YdeI/OmpD-associated family protein → MNTENLIAATSREELRNWLMVNSTAELFCRVEVSMKPLPGTLLYLDAVEEALCFGWIDGVKKVNAEAKLVQRLSPRSRRSSWTELNKERVRRLEKLGLMRDEGRRVLPDMDINSFRIDEVIEQKLKEDMQVYENFIAFPALYRRVRIDTIQSYIHQPDLFQRRLEKFIANTRDNTMYGQWHDNGRLLEY, encoded by the coding sequence ATGAACACTGAAAATCTCATTGCGGCAACATCAAGGGAAGAGTTGAGAAACTGGCTGATGGTGAACAGTACGGCTGAACTCTTTTGCCGGGTGGAAGTCAGTATGAAGCCGCTCCCGGGCACGCTGCTATACCTGGACGCCGTTGAAGAGGCTTTGTGCTTCGGCTGGATCGACGGGGTGAAGAAAGTGAACGCTGAAGCGAAGCTGGTCCAGAGATTGTCTCCCCGCAGCAGACGGAGCTCATGGACTGAGCTTAATAAAGAGCGTGTTCGCCGCCTGGAGAAGCTGGGCTTGATGCGTGATGAAGGACGGCGGGTCCTTCCTGATATGGACATTAATTCTTTTAGAATAGATGAGGTTATCGAACAGAAGCTGAAGGAAGATATGCAGGTGTATGAGAACTTCATAGCCTTTCCGGCGCTCTACCGGCGGGTGCGGATCGATACGATACAAAGCTACATCCATCAGCCTGATTTGTTTCAGCGCAGACTGGAGAAATTCATTGCCAACACCAGAGACAATACAATGTACGGCCAATGGCATGATAACGGGCGCCTGCTGGAGTATTAA
- a CDS encoding DUF1761 domain-containing protein: MFNVIQEINWMAVVLGTLALSLVGGLWFTVIWGKAYAFALGKENAPSGNGLAVLYEDGIVTAVNGRNINDTKQPMNPSVSKEKPALRFILGPLVCGLVTTVAMAVLFYAFDIESFTDALLFGGIVGAGLLASTTVNTGINPNIPRPLLYGLVSGSYFFLSGLIVSIILVAMS; this comes from the coding sequence ATGTTTAATGTAATTCAGGAGATCAATTGGATGGCTGTTGTACTTGGAACCCTGGCGTTATCTTTGGTGGGAGGCCTTTGGTTCACTGTTATCTGGGGCAAGGCATATGCCTTTGCACTGGGAAAAGAGAATGCGCCCAGTGGAAACGGCTTGGCCGTCCTTTATGAGGACGGTATCGTTACAGCGGTAAATGGAAGGAACATTAATGATACGAAACAACCTATGAATCCTTCTGTTTCCAAAGAAAAACCGGCGCTCCGTTTCATCTTGGGTCCCCTGGTATGCGGACTGGTAACAACAGTAGCGATGGCGGTACTGTTCTATGCGTTCGATATCGAATCCTTCACGGATGCTCTTCTCTTTGGCGGGATTGTCGGAGCTGGATTATTGGCATCCACAACCGTGAATACCGGGATCAATCCCAACATCCCCAGGCCGCTTCTCTACGGACTGGTTAGCGGGAGCTATTTTTTCCTGTCCGGGCTGATTGTCAGTATAATTCTTGTAGCGATGAGTTGA
- a CDS encoding helix-turn-helix transcriptional regulator, translating to MKLERLISIIYKLLNHEVLSAAMLAEEFQVSQRTIYRDIDVICAAGFPVVSYQGMKGGYGMMDGYKMDKSLLGTYDVNALITVLRSLSTVFEDGRTQGTIERLQTIGPEHLTQSLSVDLDTLRTEPDALRHIRTAITGRIVIRFDYIDTMNERTARAIEPLRLHYKYRNWYIYGYCRTRQAYREFRLSRLMNLLLTGETFSPHPEVPEEATSSDKVWHDQLEDVVIRVGPEALAEALDQFQQMDKQFHEDGSMTMRIPVYQPLTARWLWAILLSFGSGAEVLEPLPLRAIIREQLQNALKPYEEV from the coding sequence ATGAAATTGGAGCGGCTGATCTCCATTATCTATAAGCTTTTGAATCACGAGGTGCTGTCTGCGGCCATGCTGGCTGAAGAGTTCCAGGTATCGCAGCGGACCATCTACCGGGATATCGATGTAATCTGTGCGGCGGGGTTCCCGGTCGTATCGTATCAGGGAATGAAAGGCGGATATGGCATGATGGACGGCTACAAAATGGATAAAAGCCTCCTCGGCACTTATGATGTCAATGCCCTGATTACGGTGCTCCGCAGCCTCTCTACCGTGTTTGAGGACGGGCGTACGCAAGGGACCATTGAGCGGCTGCAGACCATCGGACCGGAGCATCTGACACAGAGCCTGTCTGTAGACCTCGACACCCTGCGGACGGAACCCGATGCGCTGCGTCATATACGGACAGCCATCACCGGGCGCATAGTGATCCGCTTCGATTATATCGACACCATGAATGAACGTACGGCCCGGGCTATCGAGCCGCTGCGGCTTCATTACAAATACCGCAACTGGTACATTTACGGTTATTGCCGCACCCGGCAGGCTTACCGGGAGTTCCGTCTGTCCCGGCTGATGAATTTGCTCCTGACCGGGGAAACCTTCAGTCCGCATCCGGAGGTGCCGGAAGAGGCTACCTCATCAGACAAGGTGTGGCATGACCAGCTGGAGGATGTAGTGATCCGGGTGGGACCGGAAGCGTTGGCCGAAGCGCTGGATCAGTTTCAGCAGATGGACAAGCAGTTCCACGAAGATGGAAGCATGACGATGCGCATTCCGGTATATCAGCCGCTCACAGCACGCTGGTTATGGGCCATCCTGCTCAGCTTCGGCAGCGGTGCCGAGGTCCTCGAACCCCTCCCACTGCGCGCCATCATCCGGGAGCAGCTCCAAAACGCACTCAAACCTTATGAAGAAGTATGA